One region of Bacillus zhangzhouensis genomic DNA includes:
- the corA gene encoding magnesium/cobalt transporter CorA — protein sequence MLRKLAVTKNGDLIEHATLQQLSSPDIAWYWIDFYAPTEKEAALLKEYFHFHPLAIEDCFHYLQRPKLDFYEGYLFFVLHALNQKTLRSEEVDLFVGENYIVTFHLKEAPYVERVIRKLKGSDKARNSGPEHIAYMLIDQLVDDYFPIIYQIEDRLNEIEDEEGHKTYGTLMNEVFGIRSDLLKLRRTIIPMRDLLYRIVNTNMMKSDTNRQAYFNDIYDHLLKLTEIVESNRDMTADLRDSYQTLNSNRMNAIMMTLTIVSTIFIPLTFIVGVYGMNFDNMPELHWKYGYFGVLIFMGLLVSGMLLWFKHKGWFRIFK from the coding sequence ATGCTGAGAAAACTTGCAGTGACAAAAAACGGGGACTTGATTGAACATGCAACATTGCAGCAACTTTCAAGCCCCGATATCGCCTGGTATTGGATTGATTTTTATGCGCCAACGGAAAAAGAAGCAGCGCTTTTAAAGGAATATTTTCATTTCCATCCGCTTGCGATTGAAGATTGTTTTCATTATTTACAGCGGCCCAAGCTTGATTTTTATGAAGGATATTTATTTTTCGTGCTGCATGCCCTTAATCAAAAAACGCTTCGTTCTGAGGAAGTCGATCTGTTTGTTGGTGAAAACTATATCGTGACCTTTCATTTGAAAGAAGCACCGTACGTTGAACGTGTCATTCGAAAGCTCAAAGGGTCTGATAAAGCGAGAAACAGCGGACCTGAGCATATTGCCTACATGCTGATTGATCAGCTTGTTGATGATTATTTCCCTATTATTTATCAAATTGAAGACAGGCTGAATGAAATTGAGGATGAAGAAGGGCATAAAACGTATGGGACGTTGATGAACGAAGTATTTGGTATTCGCTCAGATTTACTCAAACTGCGAAGAACGATTATCCCGATGAGGGACCTTTTATATCGTATTGTGAACACGAATATGATGAAAAGCGATACAAACCGCCAAGCGTATTTTAATGATATTTATGATCATCTATTGAAACTAACAGAAATTGTTGAGTCAAACCGAGATATGACAGCTGATTTACGAGACAGCTATCAGACGCTCAATTCCAACCGGATGAATGCGATCATGATGACATTGACCATTGTGTCGACTATTTTTATTCCACTGACCTTTATTGTTGGGGTGTACGGAATGAATTTTGACAACATGCCTGAATTACATTGGAAATACGGCTATTTTGGCGTGCTGATTTTCATGGGTCTCCTCGTCTCGGGGATGCTTTTGTGGTTTAAACATAAAGGATGGTTTAGGATTTTTAAATAA
- a CDS encoding stress protein — translation MKKTILSVALATAVSSTLPVFADAAAPKTSAPVSTTLQQTVLNKAADAKASTTVGNVNINFDVLGIANALINAANSNANREGFVKGLMESAFYAAGAKYNVMVFNLSQGYETRFNGVKTFATVRYGSITYGVWVFENGSFTNKGDGGYINWAFRGWFDRDGGYVNFRRP, via the coding sequence ATGAAAAAAACAATTCTATCTGTTGCCCTTGCCACTGCTGTTTCTTCGACACTACCAGTATTTGCTGACGCTGCTGCGCCAAAGACTTCAGCACCTGTTTCTACCACACTACAGCAAACTGTTTTAAACAAAGCTGCTGACGCTAAAGCATCTACAACTGTTGGAAACGTTAATATTAACTTTGACGTACTTGGTATTGCAAATGCATTAATCAATGCTGCAAATTCTAATGCAAACCGTGAAGGCTTTGTCAAAGGATTAATGGAGTCTGCTTTCTATGCTGCTGGCGCAAAATACAATGTCATGGTATTTAACTTAAGCCAAGGTTATGAGACTCGTTTCAACGGCGTCAAAACGTTTGCTACTGTGAGATACGGAAGTATTACGTACGGAGTCTGGGTATTTGAAAATGGATCTTTCACAAACAAAGGTGACGGCGGCTACATCAACTGGGCATTTAGAGGCTGGTTCGACCGTGATGGTGGTTACGTCAACTTCCGTCGTCCTTAA
- a CDS encoding DNA-3-methyladenine glycosylase → MWEKHLVVEPPYHFDQVLRRLSNDPLKAVDLSQREIKVPIRLKQKPYVVIVQATGTKDAPMFRVRTNGPEEPLMSEVKRIFGMEHQLHMIQDHFSQTNLAHIFERHIGTPLMLDFHLYHCLMKCIIHQQLKLSFAYELTKRFVHTYGEQIEGVWFDPLPETIASLETEDLRKLQFSQRKAEYVIDVSKRIVSGSLCLEELHVLSDLEVKERLLPIRGIGPWTIQNVLMNGLGRPNLFPMADIGIQNAIKRHFDLPEKPTKAEMAALSKEWTPYLSYASLYLWRSIETDQ, encoded by the coding sequence ATGTGGGAAAAACACCTGGTGGTAGAGCCGCCGTATCATTTTGATCAAGTGCTTAGACGCTTATCAAATGATCCATTAAAAGCAGTCGATTTGAGTCAAAGAGAAATCAAAGTGCCGATCAGATTAAAACAAAAACCGTACGTGGTCATTGTTCAAGCTACTGGAACAAAAGATGCACCTATGTTCCGGGTGCGAACAAACGGTCCAGAGGAACCTCTTATGTCTGAGGTGAAACGGATATTTGGTATGGAGCATCAATTACACATGATTCAAGACCATTTTTCTCAAACCAATCTAGCACACATTTTTGAGCGGCATATCGGAACGCCGCTTATGCTGGATTTTCATTTATATCATTGTCTAATGAAATGCATCATTCATCAGCAGCTTAAACTTTCGTTTGCTTACGAGCTCACGAAACGATTTGTCCATACGTACGGTGAGCAAATAGAAGGTGTTTGGTTTGATCCTTTGCCAGAAACCATTGCATCACTTGAAACAGAGGATTTGAGAAAGCTTCAATTTAGTCAGCGAAAAGCAGAATATGTCATCGATGTATCGAAACGAATTGTCAGCGGATCACTTTGTTTAGAGGAATTACACGTTTTATCTGATCTGGAGGTAAAAGAGCGTCTGCTTCCGATTAGAGGGATTGGACCTTGGACGATTCAAAATGTACTCATGAATGGGCTTGGAAGACCAAATCTCTTTCCTATGGCAGATATTGGCATTCAAAACGCAATCAAACGGCACTTTGATCTGCCTGAAAAGCCGACAAAAGCAGAAATGGCAGCGCTAAGCAAGGAATGGACACCATATTTAAGCTACGCTTCTTTATATTTATGGAGAAGCATTGAGACAGATCAATAA
- the rlmD gene encoding 23S rRNA (uracil(1939)-C(5))-methyltransferase RlmD — MKEKQQGALLQKGQQFPLTIKRLGINGEGVGYFKKQVVFVPGALPGEEVVVEATNVQAKYAEGTVRKVRKRSEHRVKPPCPVYEQCGGCQLQHLAYEQQLNEKRDIVIQSMERHTKLSVEKLDIRPTIGMENPWHYRNKSQFQVGRSHSGDIIAGLYGLNSHKLVPIKECIVQHPKTNKTTGVVRKILEKFGVSVYNERTRKGDVRSIVVRVGFETGEVQVVLVTSKPEFPKKKEIAEAIQKRLPEVTSIMHNMNGEKTSVIFGHKTSHLAGNMVIQEFLGDVSFELSARAFFQLNPKQTLKLYDEAKKAAKLTGKEKIVDAYCGVGTIGMWLSDGAKEVRGMDVIKESIDDAKKNAKKHGMKNATYVTGTAEHWLPKWVKEGFRPDVIVVDPPRTGCERTFLDTVKQVKPKRFVYVSCNPSTLAKDLQYMSKDYKIEYMQPVDMFPHTAHVECVVLMSRVEK; from the coding sequence GTGAAAGAAAAACAACAAGGTGCCCTTTTGCAAAAGGGGCAGCAGTTCCCGCTTACCATTAAACGCCTTGGCATTAATGGTGAAGGGGTCGGTTATTTTAAAAAGCAAGTGGTCTTTGTCCCAGGCGCGCTTCCAGGTGAGGAAGTGGTGGTTGAAGCAACGAATGTCCAAGCAAAATATGCAGAAGGTACAGTGAGGAAAGTGCGAAAGCGTTCCGAGCATCGAGTCAAACCGCCATGCCCAGTATACGAACAGTGCGGCGGCTGTCAGCTTCAGCATTTGGCGTATGAGCAGCAGCTAAATGAAAAGCGTGATATTGTCATTCAATCAATGGAGCGTCATACAAAGCTATCGGTTGAAAAGCTTGATATTCGGCCAACGATCGGTATGGAAAATCCGTGGCATTATCGAAACAAAAGTCAGTTCCAAGTGGGACGTTCTCACAGCGGAGACATCATTGCAGGACTTTATGGACTGAATTCTCATAAGCTTGTACCGATCAAGGAATGTATCGTACAGCATCCAAAAACAAACAAAACAACGGGCGTTGTCCGTAAAATTTTAGAGAAATTCGGCGTATCAGTCTACAATGAACGGACAAGAAAAGGCGACGTACGCTCGATTGTCGTGCGTGTCGGCTTTGAAACAGGGGAAGTACAAGTCGTTCTTGTCACATCAAAACCTGAATTTCCAAAGAAAAAAGAAATCGCCGAAGCCATTCAAAAACGTCTGCCTGAAGTGACATCCATTATGCACAATATGAATGGTGAAAAAACATCAGTCATCTTCGGCCATAAAACATCTCACTTAGCTGGCAATATGGTTATCCAAGAATTTTTAGGAGACGTCTCATTTGAATTGAGTGCACGTGCTTTCTTCCAATTGAATCCGAAGCAGACGCTAAAGCTTTACGATGAAGCGAAAAAAGCGGCTAAATTGACTGGAAAAGAAAAGATTGTCGATGCGTATTGCGGTGTTGGGACCATTGGGATGTGGCTCTCAGATGGCGCAAAAGAAGTAAGAGGAATGGATGTCATCAAAGAATCAATTGATGATGCCAAGAAAAATGCCAAAAAACACGGCATGAAAAATGCGACCTATGTGACAGGAACAGCTGAGCATTGGCTGCCAAAATGGGTCAAAGAAGGCTTCCGCCCTGACGTCATCGTCGTCGACCCGCCAAGAACAGGCTGCGAACGCACCTTCTTAGACACCGTCAAACAAGTCAAACCAAAACGCTTTGTCTACGTCTCTTGCAACCCATCCACCCTAGCAAAAGACCTTCAATACATGTCAAAAGACTACAAGATCGAATACATGCAGCCAGTTGATATGTTTCCGCATACGGCGCATGTGGAGTGCGTGGTATTGATGTCAAGGGTGGAGAAATAG
- a CDS encoding helix-turn-helix domain-containing protein, with translation MPEIGQMIKSRREAMGLSLKKLAIACGSSDSEIMKIENGTRKNPNWATLCEIARALNFHPFEILLAAGYISENDMHPNCQIHGLENLDDDGVAMVQLFIDFLIMRNGNKIGISKEGE, from the coding sequence ATGCCTGAGATAGGACAAATGATTAAAAGTCGTCGAGAAGCCATGGGGCTTTCTCTTAAAAAGTTAGCAATTGCTTGTGGCTCAAGCGACAGTGAAATAATGAAAATTGAGAACGGAACTAGAAAAAACCCTAATTGGGCAACATTATGTGAAATCGCACGTGCTTTAAATTTTCACCCGTTTGAAATATTGTTAGCCGCAGGTTATATATCAGAAAATGATATGCATCCCAATTGCCAGATTCATGGTTTAGAAAACTTAGATGATGACGGGGTAGCAATGGTGCAATTGTTCATAGATTTTTTGATTATGCGGAACGGTAATAAAATAGGTATTTCAAAGGAGGGAGAGTGA